In one Achromobacter spanius genomic region, the following are encoded:
- a CDS encoding peroxiredoxin: MSHLRLGDTAPDFEQDSSAGPIRFHEYLGNSWGVLFSHPADFTPVCTTELGYTAKLADEFAKRNVKVLALSVDGTDSHTKWIEDINDTQSTQVNFPILADKDRKVSELYDMIHPNANATLTVRSVFIVDPNKKVRLIITYPASTGRNFNEILRVIDSLQLTDSHSVATPVNWEDGDDVIIVPSLQDEAVIKEKFPKGYKAVRPYLRVTPQPNK, from the coding sequence ATGAGCCATCTACGTCTGGGCGACACCGCCCCTGATTTTGAACAGGATTCCTCGGCCGGTCCCATCCGCTTTCACGAGTATCTGGGCAATAGCTGGGGGGTACTCTTTTCTCATCCGGCCGACTTCACGCCCGTGTGCACCACCGAACTGGGCTACACGGCCAAGCTTGCCGACGAATTCGCCAAGCGCAACGTGAAGGTGCTGGCCCTGTCGGTTGACGGCACGGATTCCCATACGAAGTGGATCGAAGACATCAACGACACGCAGTCCACCCAGGTCAACTTTCCCATCCTGGCCGACAAGGACCGTAAGGTCTCCGAGCTTTACGACATGATCCACCCGAACGCCAACGCAACCCTGACGGTGCGTTCCGTGTTCATCGTGGACCCGAACAAGAAGGTGCGCCTGATCATCACGTACCCGGCCAGCACGGGCCGCAACTTCAATGAGATCCTGCGCGTCATTGATTCGCTGCAACTGACGGACAGCCACAGCGTGGCCACGCCGGTCAACTGGGAAGATGGCGACGACGTGATCATCGTTCCGTCGCTGCAGGACGAAGCCGTTATCAAAGAGAAGTTCCCCAAAGGCTACAAGGCCGTGCGTCCGTACCTGCGCGTTACGCCGCAACCGAATAAGTAA
- a CDS encoding sulfate ABC transporter substrate-binding protein: MAPAQAQQKQTLLNASYDPTRELYRAIDDAFIKQYKDKANVDLTIRQSHGGSGRQARSVIDGLEADVVTLALAYDIDAIADRGLIPANWQSRLPRNSSPYTSTIVFLVRKGNPKGIKDWDDLIKDGVQVITPNPKTSGGARWNYLAAWAYALEKNGGSEDKARAYVSDLFKHVPVLDTGARGATTTFVERGVGDVLLAWENEAFLALEELGPDKFDIVVPSLSILAEPPVAVVDKTVDKKGTRAAAQAYLEFLYTPAAQEIIAKNYYRPIDKTVAAKYESKFPKLKLVTIDDKIFGGWRKAQKDHFSDGGTFDQIYLPQKK; the protein is encoded by the coding sequence ATGGCGCCGGCTCAAGCTCAGCAAAAACAAACCTTGTTGAATGCGTCCTACGACCCCACGCGCGAACTCTATCGCGCCATTGATGACGCCTTCATCAAGCAGTACAAGGACAAGGCCAATGTGGACCTGACGATCCGCCAGTCGCACGGCGGTTCGGGCCGCCAGGCGCGCTCGGTCATTGATGGGCTGGAAGCCGATGTGGTGACGCTGGCGCTGGCCTATGACATCGATGCCATCGCCGACCGCGGCTTGATCCCCGCGAACTGGCAGTCGCGCCTGCCGCGGAACAGCTCGCCCTATACCTCGACCATCGTGTTCCTGGTGCGCAAGGGCAACCCCAAAGGCATCAAGGACTGGGACGACCTGATCAAGGACGGCGTGCAGGTCATCACCCCCAACCCGAAAACCTCGGGCGGCGCGCGGTGGAACTACCTGGCCGCGTGGGCCTACGCGCTGGAAAAGAACGGCGGCAGCGAAGATAAGGCGCGCGCCTACGTCAGTGATCTGTTCAAGCACGTACCGGTGCTGGACACCGGCGCACGCGGCGCCACCACGACCTTCGTGGAACGCGGCGTGGGCGACGTGCTGCTGGCCTGGGAAAACGAAGCCTTCCTGGCGCTTGAAGAACTGGGTCCGGACAAGTTCGACATCGTGGTGCCGTCGCTGTCCATTCTGGCTGAACCACCGGTGGCCGTGGTCGACAAGACCGTGGACAAGAAGGGCACGCGGGCCGCCGCCCAGGCCTATCTGGAATTCCTGTACACCCCGGCCGCGCAAGAGATCATCGCCAAAAATTACTACCGGCCCATCGACAAGACGGTTGCCGCCAAGTACGAAAGCAAGTTTCCCAAGCTCAAGCTCGTCACCATCGACGACAAGATCTTCGGCGGCTGGCGCAAGGCGCAGAAGGACCATTTCAGCGATGGCGGCACCTTCGACCAGATCTATCTGCCGCAGAAGAAATAA
- the cysT gene encoding sulfate ABC transporter permease subunit CysT, which yields MTTASNPTANGAPALFAARRNSPGVLPGFGISMGYAVLYLSVLVLIPLAALPIKSAELGWHGFWDTVTAPRVMASYQLTFGASLLAALVNLVFGSVVAWVLVRYRFPGKKILDALVDLPFALPTAVAGIALTALYSQKGWLGGPLSEWFGWKVAFTPLGIVIALIFIGVPFVVRTVQPVLEDVEREIEEAAASLGASRWQTVRRVLLPTILPALLTGFALAFARAVGEYGSVVFIAGNMPMVSEITPLLIISKLEQFDYAGAAAIATVMLVLSFVMLLVINLLQGWQARRNLGRLA from the coding sequence ATGACGACAGCCTCCAACCCGACAGCGAACGGCGCGCCAGCGCTTTTTGCCGCACGGCGCAACAGCCCGGGCGTGCTGCCCGGATTCGGTATATCCATGGGGTATGCGGTGCTGTACCTGAGCGTGCTCGTGCTCATTCCCTTGGCCGCGCTGCCCATCAAAAGCGCTGAGCTGGGCTGGCACGGTTTCTGGGATACCGTGACGGCGCCCCGGGTGATGGCGTCGTATCAATTGACCTTTGGCGCTTCGCTGCTGGCGGCGCTGGTGAACCTGGTGTTCGGCTCGGTCGTGGCGTGGGTGCTGGTGCGCTACCGCTTTCCCGGCAAGAAGATTCTGGACGCGCTGGTGGATCTGCCGTTCGCGTTGCCGACGGCGGTGGCAGGCATCGCCCTGACCGCGCTGTATTCGCAAAAGGGTTGGCTGGGCGGGCCGCTGTCAGAGTGGTTTGGATGGAAGGTGGCGTTTACGCCGCTGGGTATCGTGATTGCGCTGATCTTCATCGGCGTGCCCTTCGTGGTGCGCACCGTGCAACCCGTGCTGGAAGACGTGGAGCGCGAGATCGAAGAAGCCGCCGCCAGCCTGGGCGCCAGCCGCTGGCAGACCGTACGCCGCGTGCTGTTGCCCACCATCCTGCCGGCCTTGCTGACGGGCTTTGCGCTGGCGTTCGCGCGGGCGGTTGGGGAATACGGGTCGGTGGTGTTCATCGCCGGCAACATGCCCATGGTGTCCGAGATCACGCCGCTGTTGATCATTTCCAAGCTTGAGCAGTTCGACTACGCGGGTGCTGCCGCCATCGCCACCGTGATGCTGGTGTTGTCCTTTGTCATGCTGCTGGTCATCAACCTGCTGCAAGGCTGGCAAGCCCGCCGCAACCTCGGGAGGCTGGCATGA
- the cysW gene encoding sulfate ABC transporter permease subunit CysW, which yields MSAADRPAHLTEPRWVRGILLFIALSFLTLFLLVPLAAVFAEAFKKGWQLYLAAIVEPDAWSAIRLTLLVAAIALPANLVFGVAAAWAITKFQFRGKQFLITLIDLPFSVSPVVAGLVFILLFGTQGWMGAWLQDHDWKIVYAVPGIVLATLFVTFPFVARELIPLMQAQGSEEEQAALTLGASGWQIFWRVTLPNIKWGLLYGAILCNARAMGEFGAVSVVSGQIRGLTNTMTLHVEILYNEYQYSAAFAVASLLALLALVTLVAKNVVEWRNARFLRAADLPVEYPGPATASLKPAAA from the coding sequence ATGAGCGCAGCGGATCGTCCTGCCCATTTGACCGAACCACGCTGGGTGCGCGGGATCCTGTTGTTCATTGCGTTGTCGTTCCTGACGCTGTTCTTGCTGGTGCCGCTGGCGGCGGTGTTTGCCGAGGCGTTCAAGAAGGGCTGGCAGCTTTATCTGGCCGCCATCGTCGAACCCGATGCGTGGTCTGCCATCCGGCTGACCTTGCTGGTGGCCGCGATTGCGCTGCCGGCGAACCTGGTGTTCGGCGTGGCCGCCGCGTGGGCCATCACCAAGTTTCAGTTTCGCGGCAAGCAGTTCCTGATCACGCTGATTGATCTGCCGTTTTCCGTATCGCCCGTGGTGGCGGGGCTGGTCTTCATCCTGCTGTTCGGTACGCAAGGGTGGATGGGCGCTTGGCTGCAGGACCACGATTGGAAGATCGTCTATGCCGTGCCCGGCATCGTCCTGGCGACCTTGTTCGTGACTTTTCCCTTTGTTGCGCGCGAACTGATTCCGTTGATGCAGGCGCAAGGCAGCGAAGAAGAACAGGCCGCGTTGACGCTGGGCGCCAGCGGCTGGCAGATCTTCTGGCGGGTGACGCTGCCCAACATCAAGTGGGGGCTGCTGTACGGCGCCATCCTGTGCAATGCGCGAGCCATGGGCGAGTTCGGCGCGGTGTCGGTGGTGTCGGGGCAGATTCGTGGGCTGACCAACACCATGACCCTGCACGTCGAGATTCTCTACAACGAATACCAGTATTCCGCGGCGTTCGCCGTGGCATCCTTGCTGGCCTTGCTGGCGCTGGTGACGCTGGTGGCGAAGAACGTGGTCGAGTGGCGCAACGCCCGATTCCTGCGGGCCGCCGACCTGCCCGTCGAGTATCCCGGGCCGGCGACGGCAAGCCTCAAGCCGGCTGCGGCGTAA
- a CDS encoding sulfate/molybdate ABC transporter ATP-binding protein: MSIEVRNLSKRFGQFRALNDVSLHIETGELVALLGPSGCGKTTLLRIIAGLEAPDTGSVLFAGEDATAVDVRRRQVGFVFQHYALFKHMTVFENVAFGLRVKHRSQRPSEDQIQRKVHDLLTLVQLDWLADRYPAQLSGGQRQRIALARALAVEPRVLLLDEPFGALDAKVRKELRRWLRRLHDELNVASVFVTHDQEEALEVADRVVLMNAGRIEQVGTPREVWEAPATPFVYGFLGDVNQLQGVATRGIWEGAGLSLPAPDLAQAEARRATAYVRPHEFEIERYRAGGEGIAVRLSHAYLAGPSAYLELARQDSDAIIEAEVPEHLYRQMDLRDGDTLLARPRRAQIFAVQA; the protein is encoded by the coding sequence ATGAGTATTGAAGTTCGCAATTTATCCAAGCGGTTCGGGCAATTCCGCGCGCTGAACGACGTGTCACTGCATATTGAAACTGGCGAACTGGTGGCGTTGCTGGGGCCTTCGGGCTGTGGCAAGACGACGCTGCTGCGCATCATCGCGGGCCTGGAAGCCCCCGATACCGGCAGCGTGCTGTTCGCGGGCGAAGACGCGACCGCCGTCGACGTGCGTCGGCGTCAGGTGGGATTCGTGTTCCAGCACTACGCGCTGTTCAAGCATATGACGGTGTTCGAAAACGTTGCCTTCGGGCTGCGCGTGAAGCATCGGTCGCAGCGCCCTTCCGAAGATCAGATCCAGCGCAAAGTGCATGACCTGCTGACGCTGGTGCAACTGGACTGGCTCGCGGACCGCTATCCGGCGCAGTTGTCGGGTGGGCAGCGCCAGCGCATCGCCCTGGCGCGCGCGCTGGCCGTGGAGCCCAGGGTGCTGCTGTTGGACGAACCCTTCGGGGCGCTGGACGCCAAGGTGCGCAAGGAACTGCGCCGCTGGCTGCGGCGCCTGCATGACGAGCTGAACGTGGCCAGCGTGTTCGTGACGCATGACCAGGAAGAAGCGCTTGAAGTCGCCGACCGCGTGGTGCTGATGAACGCGGGCCGTATCGAACAGGTAGGCACGCCGCGCGAAGTCTGGGAAGCGCCGGCGACGCCGTTCGTATACGGATTTCTGGGTGATGTGAACCAACTGCAGGGCGTGGCTACGCGCGGTATCTGGGAAGGGGCCGGACTGTCCTTGCCCGCGCCCGACCTGGCGCAAGCCGAGGCGCGGCGCGCCACCGCGTATGTGCGTCCGCATGAGTTCGAGATCGAGCGTTATCGGGCGGGTGGCGAGGGCATTGCCGTGCGCTTGTCGCACGCTTATCTGGCGGGCCCCAGCGCGTATCTGGAACTGGCGCGCCAGGATTCCGACGCCATCATCGAAGCGGAAGTGCCCGAGCATCTGTACCGGCAGATGGATCTGCGCGATGGCGATACCTTGTTGGCGCGTCCCCGGCGCGCCCAGATTTTTGCGGTGCAAGCATGA
- a CDS encoding phosphoadenylyl-sulfate reductase — MTTIADLSSLLDAGLAARWNTLTERLADVQRRYPDAALASSLAAEDMLLTHAIYDSGLDLEVFTLDTGRLHAETLGVLDAVRARYGRDVTVYRPDAAAVEQHVAAHGAYAFYESVDLRKACCQIRKVEPLKHALAGRGAWITGQRRQQSTTRGELPLEEQDPVFGLYKFNPLAEWTENEVWAVIRALGIPYNPLHDQGYPSIGCEPCTRAIRPGEDVRAGRWWWESSDSKECGLHAGNRVIGIVARGE; from the coding sequence ATGACGACTATTGCTGATCTTTCTTCCCTTCTGGACGCGGGGCTGGCCGCGCGCTGGAACACCTTGACCGAGCGTCTGGCCGACGTCCAGCGGCGCTATCCCGACGCCGCGCTGGCCTCGTCGCTGGCGGCCGAAGACATGTTGCTGACGCACGCCATCTATGACTCGGGCCTGGACCTGGAAGTGTTCACGCTGGACACCGGCCGCCTGCATGCCGAAACGCTGGGCGTGCTGGACGCCGTGCGCGCGCGCTATGGGCGCGATGTCACGGTGTACCGGCCGGATGCGGCGGCGGTGGAACAGCACGTTGCGGCGCATGGTGCATATGCGTTCTATGAAAGCGTTGACCTGCGCAAAGCCTGTTGCCAGATCCGCAAGGTCGAGCCGCTCAAGCACGCGCTGGCCGGGCGCGGCGCCTGGATTACCGGGCAGCGCCGCCAGCAGTCCACCACCCGTGGCGAATTGCCGCTGGAAGAGCAGGACCCGGTGTTCGGCCTCTACAAGTTCAACCCGCTGGCCGAATGGACCGAGAACGAGGTCTGGGCCGTGATCCGCGCGCTGGGCATTCCCTACAACCCCTTGCACGACCAGGGCTATCCGTCCATCGGCTGCGAACCCTGTACGCGCGCCATCCGGCCGGGCGAGGACGTGCGCGCGGGGCGTTGGTGGTGGGAGTCGTCGGACTCCAAGGAATGCGGCCTGCATGCGGGTAACCGCGTCATCGGCATCGTGGCGCGCGGCGAGTGA
- the cysD gene encoding sulfate adenylyltransferase subunit CysD: MSAVIQRSHLDWLESEAIFIMREVAAESEKPVLLFSGGKDSVVLLRLAEKAFRPGRFPFPLMHIDTGHNFDEVIAFRDQRAAELGEELIVRSVEDSITRGSVVLRRETDSRNAAQAVTLLEAIEEFGFDACIGGARRDEEKARAKERIFSFRDEFGQWDPKAQRPELWNLFNTRVHRGENMRVFPISNWTELDVWQYIQREQLALPSIYYSHEREVVRRKGLLVPVTRLTPPQDGEQVERLPVRFRTVGDISCTCPVASDAADTYSIIAETAVTDITERGATRMDDQTSEASMERRKKEGYF; encoded by the coding sequence ATGTCCGCTGTGATCCAACGCAGCCACCTGGATTGGCTGGAATCCGAAGCCATCTTCATCATGCGCGAGGTAGCCGCCGAAAGCGAAAAGCCCGTGCTGCTGTTCTCGGGCGGCAAAGATTCGGTGGTGCTGCTGCGCCTGGCCGAAAAGGCCTTTCGCCCCGGGCGCTTCCCGTTCCCGCTCATGCACATCGATACCGGCCACAACTTCGATGAAGTCATCGCCTTTCGCGACCAACGCGCCGCGGAACTGGGCGAGGAACTGATCGTGCGCAGTGTTGAAGATTCCATCACGCGCGGCAGCGTGGTGTTGCGCCGCGAAACGGATTCGCGCAACGCGGCTCAGGCGGTGACGCTGCTGGAAGCGATCGAGGAATTCGGCTTTGACGCCTGCATCGGCGGCGCGCGGCGCGACGAAGAAAAGGCGCGTGCCAAGGAACGCATCTTTTCGTTCCGCGACGAGTTCGGCCAATGGGATCCCAAGGCCCAGCGGCCCGAACTGTGGAACCTGTTCAACACCCGCGTGCATCGGGGCGAAAACATGCGCGTGTTCCCGATCTCGAACTGGACCGAGCTGGACGTCTGGCAATACATCCAGCGCGAGCAATTGGCGCTGCCGTCCATCTACTACAGCCACGAGCGAGAGGTGGTGCGCAGGAAGGGCCTGCTGGTGCCCGTGACCCGCCTGACGCCGCCGCAAGATGGCGAACAAGTCGAGCGCTTGCCGGTGCGTTTCCGCACAGTGGGCGATATTTCCTGCACCTGCCCGGTGGCTTCTGATGCCGCCGACACCTACTCCATCATCGCCGAGACGGCAGTGACCGACATCACCGAGCGCGGCGCCACGCGCATGGACGACCAGACTTCCGAGGCCTCGATGGAGCGCCGCAAGAAGGAAGGCTATTTCTGA
- a CDS encoding sulfate adenylyltransferase subunit 1 encodes MNALNDSFLSGAGTGVLRLITAGSVDDGKSTLIGRLLYDSKGVFADQLDAISRAKHKRVAGDGIDFSLLTDGLEAEREQGITIDVAYRYFSTPARKFIIADAPGHEQYTRNMVTGASTADVAVILIDATRAADGKLLPQTKRHSTIARLLGIRHIVVAVNKMDLVDWDQAVFDRIRDAYADLATKLGIAHFDVLPLSALNGDNVVTLSPKTPWYEGQPLLALLESLDLASDGRALPLRFPVQWVARHGGDQKEDFRGYAGRVASGVLRAGDAVTVQPSGVTAVVREVRVFDRVLDEAVAGDSVTLVLDRDVDVSRGDVIVHTAAPAQVTREFEAELCWLDAQALNPARKYLLKSGTRLTSAKIRAVLSHRDIHELQEVENTEGTLQMNDIGRVTFTTREALAVDRYADVPATGAFILIDEATHQTAAAGMLR; translated from the coding sequence ATGAATGCACTGAACGATTCTTTTCTTTCCGGCGCCGGCACGGGCGTGTTGCGCTTGATCACGGCGGGGTCCGTCGATGACGGCAAGTCCACCTTGATCGGCCGTTTGCTCTACGACAGCAAGGGCGTGTTTGCCGACCAGCTGGACGCCATCTCGCGCGCCAAGCACAAGCGGGTCGCGGGCGACGGCATCGACTTTTCGCTGCTGACCGACGGCCTGGAAGCCGAACGCGAGCAGGGCATCACCATCGACGTGGCCTATCGCTATTTCTCCACGCCCGCGCGCAAATTCATCATTGCCGACGCGCCCGGCCACGAGCAGTACACCCGCAATATGGTGACGGGCGCATCGACGGCGGATGTGGCGGTGATACTCATCGACGCCACGCGCGCGGCCGACGGCAAGCTGTTGCCGCAGACCAAGCGGCACAGCACGATCGCGCGGCTGCTGGGCATCCGCCACATTGTGGTGGCCGTGAACAAGATGGACCTGGTGGATTGGGATCAGGCCGTGTTCGACCGCATCCGCGATGCGTATGCGGACCTGGCCACCAAACTGGGCATTGCGCATTTCGATGTGCTGCCGCTGTCGGCGCTCAATGGCGACAACGTGGTGACGCTGTCGCCCAAGACGCCGTGGTACGAAGGCCAGCCCTTGTTGGCGTTGCTGGAATCGCTGGACCTGGCCAGCGACGGGCGCGCGTTGCCGTTGCGCTTTCCGGTGCAATGGGTGGCGCGGCACGGCGGCGATCAGAAGGAAGACTTTCGCGGCTACGCGGGGCGCGTGGCCAGCGGCGTGCTGCGCGCGGGCGATGCGGTCACCGTGCAGCCGTCGGGCGTGACGGCGGTGGTTCGCGAGGTGCGCGTGTTTGACCGCGTGTTGGATGAGGCGGTGGCCGGCGATTCCGTCACGTTGGTGTTGGACCGTGATGTGGACGTGTCGCGTGGCGACGTGATCGTGCACACGGCCGCGCCCGCGCAAGTGACGCGTGAGTTCGAGGCCGAGCTCTGCTGGCTGGATGCGCAAGCCTTGAATCCGGCGCGCAAGTATCTGTTGAAGTCGGGCACGCGCCTGACGTCGGCGAAGATCCGCGCGGTGCTCTCGCATCGCGACATCCACGAATTGCAGGAAGTGGAAAACACCGAAGGCACCTTGCAGATGAACGACATTGGTCGCGTGACTTTCACCACGCGCGAGGCCTTGGCGGTGGATCGTTATGCGGATGTTCCGGCCACGGGCGCCTTTATTTTGATCGACGAAGCCACACATCAGACGGCGGCGGCGGGCATGTTGCGTTAA
- a CDS encoding PA0069 family radical SAM protein has translation MARTDHSFLAGSGSPAAAPAALRGRGAVTNVRHRFQRDDRVQVDDGWSGSGLPADFVESVPDNFSDNSPESTSDHSAPGASSPRGATVIPIVPDTRLEPPVPKTTVIAEEARKMLSRNDSPDIPFDVAVNPYRGCEHGCVYCYARPTHSYLGMSPGLDFETRLVAKANAVEALRAELARPGYKPSPINIGSATDAYQPIERDWRLTRGMLELMLETRHPVTIVTKNALVARDLDLLAALAEQNLVVVYISITTLDAGMARTLEPRAAAPWRRLEAVRSLTDAGVPVGVLVAPVIPFINDESMEHILQESKAAGAHYASYTVLRLPWEVKTLFEDWLNAHYPDRAQRVLHRIEDLRNGRRNDPNFGSRMRGTGIWADLLRQRFAVATRKLGLNRHRLALDCDRFQPPVMAGATPSLFAAGVAAASGGAFTGGTSSSDFLSPVGAQASSGVPHSGGLPAVSGAYGRGERQLRALAAGQLSLFD, from the coding sequence ATGGCACGCACCGATCATTCTTTTCTCGCCGGTTCTGGGTCCCCGGCTGCCGCCCCCGCCGCCTTGCGCGGTCGGGGTGCGGTTACTAATGTTCGGCATCGCTTTCAGCGCGATGACCGTGTGCAGGTCGATGACGGCTGGTCCGGTTCCGGTCTGCCAGCGGATTTCGTCGAATCCGTCCCTGATAATTTCTCCGACAACTCTCCCGAAAGCACGTCCGACCATTCGGCCCCTGGCGCTAGCTCTCCGCGCGGCGCGACGGTCATTCCCATCGTGCCCGATACGCGCCTTGAGCCGCCCGTTCCCAAGACGACAGTTATCGCGGAAGAAGCCCGCAAGATGCTGTCGCGCAATGATTCACCCGATATCCCCTTTGATGTTGCCGTGAACCCTTACCGGGGTTGCGAGCACGGTTGCGTGTATTGCTACGCCCGGCCCACGCATTCCTACCTGGGCATGTCGCCCGGGCTGGATTTTGAAACCCGCCTGGTCGCCAAGGCTAACGCCGTCGAGGCCTTGCGCGCAGAACTCGCGCGCCCCGGCTACAAGCCATCGCCCATCAATATCGGCTCGGCCACCGATGCCTATCAGCCCATCGAACGCGACTGGCGCCTGACGCGCGGCATGCTGGAACTGATGCTGGAAACCCGGCATCCCGTAACCATCGTGACCAAGAACGCGTTGGTGGCGCGTGACCTGGACCTGCTGGCGGCGTTGGCTGAACAGAATCTGGTGGTGGTCTATATCAGCATCACCACGCTGGACGCCGGTATGGCCCGCACGCTGGAGCCGCGCGCCGCGGCGCCCTGGCGGCGGCTGGAAGCCGTGCGCAGCCTGACGGATGCGGGCGTGCCGGTGGGCGTGCTGGTGGCGCCGGTCATCCCCTTCATCAACGACGAATCCATGGAACACATCCTCCAGGAGTCCAAGGCGGCCGGCGCGCATTACGCCAGCTATACCGTCTTGCGCCTGCCCTGGGAGGTCAAGACCTTGTTCGAAGACTGGCTCAACGCCCATTACCCCGACCGCGCCCAGCGCGTCTTGCACCGCATAGAAGACCTGCGCAATGGCCGCCGCAATGACCCGAACTTCGGTTCGCGGATGCGGGGCACCGGCATCTGGGCAGACCTGCTGCGTCAGCGCTTTGCCGTCGCCACCCGCAAGCTGGGGCTGAACCGCCACCGTCTGGCGCTGGATTGCGATCGCTTCCAGCCCCCGGTGATGGCAGGCGCTACGCCATCGCTGTTTGCGGCCGGCGTTGCGGCTGCCTCGGGCGGTGCATTTACTGGCGGCACATCTTCTTCCGATTTCCTATCCCCGGTTGGCGCGCAAGCGTCTTCAGGGGTCCCCCATTCTGGCGGGTTGCCCGCAGTCAGCGGCGCCTATGGGCGCGGCGAACGCCAATTGCGCGCGTTGGCGGCTGGCCAGTTGTCGCTGTTCGATTGA
- a CDS encoding DMT family transporter produces the protein MSYTSLILVVLAAMAHATWNLLAKRAAMVGAPFVFAYGLCASVLYAPWVIWVLVHDGMSWTWPVVGAILTSSLLHLGYSLCLQRGYQVADLSVVYPIARGTGPLLSTTGAFLLLGEPATSTGIIGMLCVVIGVLLIATQGRLTIFKQAQAWVGVRWGVVIGLFIAAYTVVDAYGVKVLLISPVLFDWFTCVTRTAMMTPHMLSRRAQAWESMRGHWHLALAVGLLSPLGYILVLYALRNGAPLSLVAPAREMSMMLGTLAGMFLLREKVGPGRLAGCLAILVGVILLGSS, from the coding sequence ATGTCGTATACGTCCCTGATATTGGTCGTCCTGGCGGCGATGGCCCACGCAACGTGGAACCTGCTTGCCAAGCGCGCGGCCATGGTGGGCGCCCCATTCGTGTTTGCCTACGGGCTATGCGCTTCGGTGCTCTATGCCCCCTGGGTGATCTGGGTGCTGGTACACGACGGCATGAGCTGGACCTGGCCCGTCGTAGGCGCCATCCTGACATCCAGCCTGTTGCACCTGGGCTACAGCCTGTGCCTGCAACGGGGCTATCAGGTGGCCGACTTGTCCGTGGTGTACCCCATTGCACGAGGCACCGGCCCGCTGCTGTCCACGACAGGGGCCTTTCTGCTGCTGGGCGAACCCGCCACCAGCACCGGCATTATCGGCATGCTGTGCGTGGTCATCGGGGTGCTGCTGATTGCCACCCAGGGTAGGCTGACCATCTTCAAGCAGGCGCAAGCCTGGGTTGGCGTGCGCTGGGGCGTGGTGATCGGCCTGTTCATCGCCGCCTATACCGTGGTGGACGCCTATGGCGTGAAGGTGCTGCTGATCAGCCCCGTACTGTTCGACTGGTTTACCTGTGTCACTCGAACCGCCATGATGACGCCCCACATGCTGAGCCGGCGTGCTCAAGCCTGGGAGTCCATGCGTGGGCACTGGCACTTGGCGTTGGCCGTGGGCCTGCTGTCTCCGCTGGGATACATCCTGGTGCTGTACGCCTTGCGCAACGGCGCGCCCTTGAGCCTGGTGGCGCCAGCCCGCGAAATGTCGATGATGCTTGGCACCCTGGCTGGCATGTTCCTGCTGCGCGAAAAGGTAGGCCCGGGCCGTTTGGCCGGCTGCCTTGCCATTCTGGTGGGCGTGATCCTGCTGGGTTCCAGCTGA
- the rplS gene encoding 50S ribosomal protein L19, with product MNLIAILEQEEIARLTGGQAKPEFAPGDTVIVSVNVVEGTRKRVQAFEGVVIAKRNRGLNSAFTVRKISSGEAVERTFQLYSPQIAGIEVKRRGDVRRAKLYYLRNRSGKSARIKEKLVSKQASAA from the coding sequence ATGAACCTTATCGCTATCCTGGAACAGGAAGAAATTGCCCGTCTGACCGGCGGCCAAGCCAAGCCTGAATTTGCTCCTGGTGACACCGTCATCGTGAGCGTGAACGTCGTTGAAGGCACCCGCAAGCGCGTGCAGGCCTTCGAAGGCGTTGTTATCGCCAAGCGCAATCGCGGCCTGAACTCCGCGTTCACCGTGCGCAAGATTTCGTCGGGTGAAGCCGTGGAACGTACGTTCCAGCTGTACTCGCCGCAAATCGCCGGCATCGAAGTCAAGCGCCGCGGCGACGTGCGCCGCGCCAAGCTGTACTACCTGCGCAACCGCTCGGGCAAGTCGGCACGTATCAAGGAAAAGCTGGTCAGCAAGCAAGCCTCGGCGGCTTGA